Proteins encoded within one genomic window of Platichthys flesus chromosome 13, fPlaFle2.1, whole genome shotgun sequence:
- the LOC133967044 gene encoding olfactory receptor 6N2-like: MDDEVNVTYITFDGHVEVQKYRYVYFVVMFALYIIIICWNSTIVYLIVIHENLHEPMYIFIAALLINSILYSTTIYPKLLIDFLSEEQITTFQPCLFQGAVYYTMTTSEFLLLSAMAYDRYVSICKPLQYPTIMRKTTVKVFLFTAWFVPACEFGSAVVLYINVKICHNSLKGLFCNSSIFTLQCVPSVALSIYGVFLLVNICLLPMLFILFTYIRILIVTNRGFKTTRTKALQTCLPHLLVLINLSGFVAYDVIVVRLESDIPKLARLLLTLQIMVYHPLLNPFIYGLKMKEISKHLKHLLFQVKSH, from the coding sequence ATGGATGATGAAGTCAATGTAACGTATATAACTTTCGATGGACATGTGGAGGTGCAGAAATACAGATATGTGTATTTTGTGGTCATGTTTGcattatacattataataatcTGTTGGAATTCCACCATTGTGTATCTTATTGTGATTCATGAAAACCTCCATGAGCCGATGTACATCTTCATTGCAGCTTTGTTAATCAACTCTATACTTTACAGCACAACAATCTACCCCAAGCTTTTGATCGACTTCTTATCTGAAGAACAGATCACGACTTTCCAACCTTGTCTCTTTCAAGGTGCTGTGTATTACACTATGACCACGTCAGAGTTTCTATTGTTGTCGGCCATGGCTTATGACAGATATGTGTCCATATGTAAACCTCTGCAATATCCAACCATCATGAGAAAGACAACTGTAAAAGTCTTTCTCTTCACAGCTTGGTTTGTCCCTGCTTGTGAATTTGGATCAGCAGTTGTATTGTATATTAATGTAAAGATCTGTCACAACAGTCTGAAAGGCCTCTTCTGCAACTCGTCCATTTTCACACTTCAATGTGTGCCCTCAGTGGCTCTGTCCATTTATGGAGTGTTTCTGTTAGTGAATATTTGTCTTCTCCCGATGCTCTTCATACTTTTTACATACATCAGGATACTCATCGTCACTAACAGAGGGTTTAAAACAACGAGGACAAAAGCTCTACAGACCTGTTTACCTCACCTGCTGGTTCTTATCAACCTTTCCGGTTTTGTTGCGTATGACGTTATTGTAGTTCGTTTGGAATCAGATATACCAAAACTTGCCCGTTTGTTATTGACATTACAAATAATGGTGTATCATCCTCTTCTTAATCCATTTATATACggactgaaaatgaaagaaatctccaaacacctcaaacatTTGTTGTTCCAGGTCAAATCCCATTAA